Proteins from one Sabethes cyaneus chromosome 2, idSabCyanKW18_F2, whole genome shotgun sequence genomic window:
- the LOC128738635 gene encoding lysozyme c-1-like: MLPRAAKWALTATLCALLAVASEAKIFNKCDLAKELGKNGISRTFYGTWICLANAESGMDTAKVTRLPNLTASYGIFQINSKEWCREGRKGGKCNMKCEDFLDDNIADDIDCSKKIQMQYGFNAWSLWQKKCKGKDLPNISKCNV; encoded by the exons ATGCTTCCCAGGGCCGCTAAATGGGCGCTTACGGCGACACTTTGTGCCCTCCTTGCCGTTGCAAGCGAAGCcaaaattttcaacaaatgCGATCTTGCAAAGGAACTGGGCAAAAACGGCATTTCACGCACATTCTACGGCACCTGGATATGTCTAGCTAACGCGGAAAGCGGCATGGATACGGCCAAAGTGACTAGGTTGCCCAATCTGACCGCCAGCTATGGGATATTTCAAATCAACAGCAAAGAATGGTGTCGCGAAGGCCGTAAAGGCGGCAAGTGCAATATGAAGTGCGAAG ATTTCCTGGATGATAACatcgccgatgatatcgattGTTCGAAGAAAATTCAAATGCAATATGGGTTCAATGCTTGGAGCCTGTGGCAAAAGAAGTGCAAGGGCAAGGACCTTCCCAACATTTCCAAGTGTAACGTTTAG